In Candidatus Amarolinea dominans, one genomic interval encodes:
- a CDS encoding electron transfer flavoprotein subunit alpha/FixB family protein, with product MSVMIWVEQFEGRPTSTSWEVLGKARALASELGVTTGAIVLGSGVDAAAAAAISYGADTVYVCDDPSLKSFRLNPYTEVIKKVIGEVKPTIVLFPASGRGRDLSGAVACDLNTGVAADVLDLALRDGRLLATRPIYSGNIMVDVVSKADPQIASVRNRAFPAPEANPGLVGKVVKVAPVLAEGQAGTSVNSFEVVGGGEISLGDARIIVSGGRGVKGAEGFAPIKALADALGAALGASRAAVDAGWIPYKHQVGQTGKTVRPDLYVACGISGAIQHLAGMGSSKVIVAINKDAEAPIFGIANYGIVGDLFTIVPALTAEAKKRLG from the coding sequence ATGTCAGTCATGATTTGGGTCGAACAGTTCGAGGGCAGACCGACCAGCACCTCGTGGGAAGTTTTGGGCAAGGCGCGCGCCTTGGCCAGCGAATTGGGCGTCACAACCGGCGCCATTGTCCTGGGCAGCGGTGTGGATGCCGCGGCCGCGGCGGCTATCAGCTATGGGGCCGACACCGTTTACGTGTGCGATGACCCCAGCCTGAAATCGTTCCGTCTCAATCCGTACACCGAGGTGATCAAGAAGGTCATTGGCGAGGTCAAGCCGACCATCGTGCTCTTCCCGGCCAGTGGGCGCGGCCGCGACCTGAGCGGTGCAGTGGCCTGCGATCTGAACACAGGCGTTGCGGCCGACGTGCTCGATCTGGCGCTGCGTGACGGGCGCCTGCTGGCGACGCGGCCGATCTACTCCGGCAACATCATGGTGGATGTGGTCAGCAAAGCCGATCCGCAGATTGCCAGCGTGCGCAATCGCGCCTTCCCGGCGCCCGAAGCCAATCCGGGTCTGGTGGGCAAGGTAGTCAAGGTGGCGCCGGTGCTGGCCGAAGGACAGGCCGGGACCAGCGTGAACAGCTTCGAGGTGGTCGGCGGTGGCGAGATCAGCCTGGGCGATGCGCGCATCATCGTTTCCGGCGGTCGCGGCGTCAAGGGCGCCGAAGGTTTTGCGCCGATCAAGGCATTGGCCGATGCCCTGGGCGCTGCCCTGGGCGCCAGCCGCGCGGCCGTGGATGCGGGCTGGATTCCGTACAAGCACCAGGTTGGGCAAACCGGCAAGACCGTGCGCCCCGATCTGTATGTGGCCTGCGGTATTTCAGGCGCCATCCAGCACCTGGCCGGCATGGGGTCGTCCAAGGTCATCGTGGCGATCAACAAGGACGCCGAAGCGCCCATCTTTGGCATTGCCAACTACGGCATCGTCGGCGACCTGTTCACGATCGTGCCGGCACTGACCGCTGAGGCGAAGAAGCGTCTGGGTTAG
- a CDS encoding electron transfer flavoprotein subunit beta/FixA family protein, translating into MKIVVCVKQTPDTAELPKVDLTRVKSGELGVTMVVNPWDEFALEEGIRLSERFSGDVTAVSIGPEQAVAALRTALAMGVANAVLLSDEAFKDGDAWATARVLAAAIKKNGAADVIITGKQAVDGNSSLVSVGLSRLLGANYLSGVTKVVDISGGKITVERSMEEGKETTTATLPAVLSVAREINEPRYPSFMGIRKANKAIIPSWTGGDLGLSAGQVGKAGSVMVWVDMRKPAARATECVMIKADTVEQQASILMDRLLADKVL; encoded by the coding sequence ATGAAGATTGTTGTTTGCGTCAAGCAGACGCCTGACACGGCGGAATTACCCAAGGTTGATTTGACGCGTGTCAAGTCAGGCGAGTTAGGCGTGACCATGGTTGTCAACCCCTGGGATGAGTTTGCCCTGGAAGAGGGTATCCGTCTGAGCGAGCGTTTCAGCGGTGATGTCACCGCGGTGAGCATCGGCCCGGAACAGGCGGTCGCCGCGCTGCGCACTGCGCTGGCGATGGGCGTTGCCAATGCGGTGCTCTTGTCCGACGAGGCATTCAAAGATGGCGATGCCTGGGCAACAGCCCGTGTCCTGGCAGCCGCGATCAAGAAGAATGGCGCGGCCGATGTGATCATCACCGGTAAACAGGCGGTGGATGGCAATAGCAGCCTGGTGTCGGTGGGGCTGTCGCGCCTGTTGGGCGCCAACTACCTCAGCGGCGTCACCAAGGTGGTTGACATCAGCGGTGGCAAAATCACCGTGGAGCGCAGCATGGAAGAGGGAAAAGAGACGACCACAGCCACGCTGCCCGCGGTGCTCTCCGTGGCCCGCGAGATCAACGAACCACGCTATCCCAGTTTCATGGGCATCCGCAAGGCCAACAAAGCCATCATTCCGTCCTGGACCGGGGGTGACTTGGGCCTGAGCGCGGGTCAGGTGGGCAAGGCCGGGTCGGTCATGGTTTGGGTTGACATGCGCAAGCCAGCGGCACGCGCAACCGAGTGCGTCATGATCAAGGCCGACACTGTGGAGCAGCAAGCCTCCATCCTGATGGATCGGCTGCTAGCCGACAAGGTACTCTAA
- a CDS encoding DUF2723 domain-containing protein, translated as MSMEKLDEATTKSVDGPPAQRWLALALMVGGWALYGATMAPGLLFGDSGELQFALPIGGLIHPTGYPLFGALGWLWTQATPWWPEPATRVNAFSVLWGGVALGLFFLVTQHLLLRVLPTQSTGSRWLCGVFATLLLAVSPTWWSQAVIAEVYTFNAVLMLAVLYLVLRWAAAQRADQATAGRWLNATGVMFGLSLTHHQTTVLLAPAVMLFMLRVQPAIALLLRRLTILLLCASLPLLLYLTIPWRAQFTPYARVELSNGHALQLYESGLSGFMQWTTGVRFAGALRTPEAALAQLPQALTWAREQFGAAGLALAALGVLHLLLHQRRGMLTLTGAALLGLLAFNLFYGIGDIAVLYIPVYLVLGIWLAIGLAALVQTGARLARGQIGRLPLIVPAVLLVWPLAWLVWRFPLLDLSQQNKAAVWWEQILSQPIPANAILVSNDRDEMTPLWYYQLVRGQHQDLTGLFPQIMPGSGFSDVARVVESALSLGDGRPVVLIKPMPGLDVKFDLTATGQVVRVNGPAVTRTPERPLDLGLGDALRLIGYGADPNNQLRPGGALVVTLYWQPQQKLDADFTGFVQLLAASGDKVAQGNDHPAGGAYYPTSLWRPGELLRDVFTVTLPSSLQPGAYTILAGMYRTHEVTGAVQEMAPPLTLGKIGMLPDVARPATDPERPLNVELGDRILLLGYSLRRSDTALEVILQWHATRYVDTDYTVFVHLLDRRGNIVAQHDGEPAEGLASTSIWVPGQAIRDEHRLLLPSDMAPGTYTLVCGMYDQTTRERLIITDGPVSQQGESLFLQEVTFLARRE; from the coding sequence ATGAGCATGGAAAAACTGGACGAGGCAACAACCAAGTCGGTGGATGGGCCGCCGGCGCAGCGCTGGCTGGCCCTGGCGCTGATGGTCGGCGGCTGGGCGTTGTACGGGGCCACGATGGCGCCGGGGCTGCTGTTCGGCGATTCCGGTGAGCTGCAATTTGCCCTGCCCATCGGCGGCCTGATCCACCCGACCGGCTACCCGTTGTTTGGCGCGCTGGGCTGGCTGTGGACGCAGGCAACGCCGTGGTGGCCCGAACCGGCCACGCGGGTCAACGCCTTTTCGGTGCTGTGGGGCGGTGTCGCGCTGGGCCTCTTCTTCCTGGTGACGCAGCACCTGCTCTTGCGCGTCCTCCCCACCCAGTCAACAGGCAGCCGGTGGCTGTGCGGCGTGTTTGCCACACTGCTGTTGGCGGTCTCCCCAACCTGGTGGTCGCAGGCGGTCATTGCCGAAGTTTACACCTTCAACGCGGTGCTGATGCTGGCCGTCCTCTATCTGGTGTTGCGTTGGGCGGCCGCCCAACGCGCCGATCAGGCCACGGCGGGGCGCTGGCTCAACGCCACTGGCGTCATGTTCGGCCTCAGCCTGACGCATCATCAGACCACGGTGCTGTTGGCCCCGGCCGTCATGCTCTTCATGCTGCGCGTGCAACCCGCCATTGCCCTGCTGCTGCGTCGCCTGACGATCCTGCTGCTCTGCGCCAGCCTGCCGTTGCTGCTCTATCTGACCATTCCCTGGCGTGCGCAGTTCACCCCCTACGCCCGCGTGGAATTGAGCAACGGCCATGCGCTGCAACTGTACGAATCGGGCCTCAGCGGCTTCATGCAATGGACCACCGGCGTGCGCTTTGCCGGCGCCTTGCGCACACCAGAGGCTGCGCTGGCGCAGTTGCCCCAGGCGCTAACTTGGGCCAGAGAGCAATTTGGCGCCGCGGGCCTGGCACTGGCGGCCCTGGGCGTGCTCCATCTGCTTCTGCACCAACGCCGCGGCATGTTGACCCTGACCGGCGCGGCCCTGCTGGGCCTGCTCGCCTTCAATCTCTTCTATGGCATCGGCGACATCGCCGTCCTGTACATCCCGGTCTACCTGGTGCTCGGCATCTGGCTGGCGATCGGCCTGGCCGCGCTGGTGCAAACGGGCGCGCGGCTGGCGCGCGGCCAGATCGGGCGACTGCCATTGATCGTGCCGGCCGTCCTGCTCGTGTGGCCTCTCGCGTGGCTGGTCTGGCGCTTTCCCCTGCTTGACCTGAGCCAGCAGAACAAGGCGGCGGTGTGGTGGGAGCAGATTCTCAGCCAACCAATCCCGGCCAATGCCATCCTGGTCAGCAACGACCGTGATGAAATGACGCCGCTCTGGTACTACCAGCTCGTGCGGGGCCAGCACCAAGACCTGACCGGCCTCTTCCCACAGATCATGCCCGGTTCGGGATTTAGCGATGTGGCCCGTGTCGTGGAGAGTGCCTTGAGTCTGGGCGACGGCCGGCCGGTGGTGTTGATCAAACCGATGCCGGGCCTGGATGTGAAGTTCGACCTGACCGCCACGGGGCAGGTGGTGCGCGTGAATGGGCCGGCGGTGACGCGCACCCCGGAGCGCCCGCTTGACCTGGGCCTGGGCGACGCGTTGCGCCTGATCGGCTATGGCGCCGATCCCAACAATCAATTGCGTCCGGGAGGCGCCCTGGTCGTCACGCTCTACTGGCAGCCGCAGCAAAAACTGGATGCCGACTTCACCGGCTTCGTGCAATTACTCGCTGCGTCCGGCGACAAGGTGGCGCAGGGCAATGATCATCCGGCCGGCGGCGCCTATTACCCCACCAGCCTGTGGCGGCCGGGCGAATTGCTGCGCGATGTCTTCACCGTCACCCTGCCATCTTCGCTGCAGCCTGGCGCCTACACCATACTGGCCGGCATGTACCGCACACACGAGGTCACCGGCGCAGTGCAAGAAATGGCGCCGCCCCTGACCCTGGGCAAGATCGGCATGTTACCCGATGTCGCCCGACCGGCCACGGACCCCGAACGGCCGCTGAACGTGGAACTGGGCGATCGCATCCTTCTGCTCGGCTATTCGCTGCGCCGCTCAGATACCGCGCTGGAGGTCATCCTGCAGTGGCATGCCACCCGTTACGTTGACACAGACTACACGGTGTTCGTTCATCTGCTCGACCGCCGTGGGAATATCGTGGCGCAACACGACGGCGAACCCGCGGAGGGGCTGGCTTCCACCTCTATCTGGGTGCCTGGGCAGGCGATCCGCGACGAACACCGCTTGCTGTTGCCGTCCGACATGGCGCCCGGCACCTACACCCTGGTGTGCGGCATGTACGATCAGACCACGCGTGAGCGCCTGATCATCACGGATGGGCCGGTGTCACAACAAGGAGAGAGCCTGTTTCTGCAAGAGGTCACCTTCCTGGCACGTCGAGAGTAG
- a CDS encoding glycosyltransferase family 39 protein codes for MMPTAQPRPPWRSPLRLLLAVHLALATLFSLIVPLGEAPDEADHYAYVVFIGTQGRLPVGPAITQGKHPPLYHGLGAALTAWTGLDFDFLRANPDAQHGPDAIYPNHFIHTRLEDFPWQGGSLAMHLLRFFSALLSTVTVWGVFALARTLAPGRPALALAAAGFVGFLPGFLFSSGAVSNDNLAATLGTLSLLLALRIAARGWTHRRGLALGVLLGLGLLAKVSLLALWPVAALAVVLAGPGWRSWTARLAAASLSLAPAVLLAAPWLLRNWFLYHDLLGWPLVRATVDVRQGPVDFSVLVWLASGLFKTFWGKFGAAGQIEYPAWVYALLLLPSLAALAGLALYGFRKPGQLNDDLSQTTPSRRRRDLRLERRAQPGQLPGNDDLLQTTPSRRRRDLRRPPRAAAAAARSCCRPPPPPPGATPGSSHLPPYRRIHPALSVWRRCWR; via the coding sequence TTGATGCCGACCGCCCAGCCGCGTCCACCCTGGCGCTCACCGCTCCGGCTTCTGCTCGCCGTTCACCTGGCGCTGGCGACCCTCTTCAGCTTGATCGTGCCGCTGGGTGAAGCGCCCGACGAGGCCGATCATTACGCCTACGTCGTCTTCATCGGCACACAGGGCCGGCTACCGGTGGGGCCAGCGATCACCCAGGGCAAACATCCGCCGCTCTACCACGGCCTGGGCGCGGCGCTGACCGCGTGGACCGGCCTCGATTTCGATTTTCTGCGCGCCAACCCAGACGCCCAGCATGGCCCGGATGCCATCTACCCGAACCATTTCATCCATACCCGCCTGGAAGACTTCCCCTGGCAGGGCGGCAGCCTCGCCATGCACCTCCTGCGTTTCTTCTCCGCGCTGCTCAGCACCGTCACCGTCTGGGGCGTCTTTGCCCTGGCGCGCACCCTGGCGCCCGGTCGGCCCGCATTGGCGCTGGCCGCGGCCGGCTTCGTCGGCTTCCTGCCCGGCTTCCTCTTCAGCAGCGGCGCGGTCAGCAACGACAACCTAGCGGCCACGTTGGGAACCCTCAGCCTGCTGCTGGCGCTGCGCATCGCGGCCCGCGGTTGGACGCACCGCCGCGGGCTGGCGCTCGGCGTCCTGCTCGGCCTCGGTCTCCTGGCCAAGGTCAGCCTGCTGGCGTTGTGGCCGGTGGCCGCCCTGGCCGTCGTACTGGCAGGCCCGGGTTGGCGTTCGTGGACGGCCAGGCTGGCTGCGGCCAGCCTCAGCCTGGCGCCGGCCGTTCTGCTCGCCGCGCCCTGGCTGCTGCGCAACTGGTTCCTGTATCATGATCTCCTGGGCTGGCCGCTGGTGCGCGCCACGGTGGATGTGCGCCAGGGGCCGGTTGATTTCTCCGTGCTGGTCTGGCTGGCAAGCGGCCTCTTCAAGACCTTCTGGGGCAAATTTGGCGCGGCCGGGCAGATCGAATATCCGGCTTGGGTTTACGCCCTGCTCCTGCTGCCCAGCCTGGCCGCGCTGGCGGGGCTTGCGCTGTATGGATTCCGTAAGCCTGGGCAGTTGAACGATGATTTGTCGCAGACGACGCCGTCACGCCGGAGGCGTGACCTACGGCTCGAGCGGCGCGCGCAACCTGGGCAGTTACCGGGGAACGATGATTTGTTGCAGACGACGCCGTCACGCCGGAGGCGTGACCTACGGCGACCGCCCCGCGCCGCCGCGGCCGCGGCGAGGAGTTGTTGTCGCCCGCCCCCCCCCCCCCCCGGCGCGACCCCCGGTTCGAGCCACCTGCCTCCGTACCGCCGGATTCATCCGGCGCTGTCCGTCTGGCGGCGCTGCTGGCGTTGA
- a CDS encoding cytochrome c biogenesis protein ResB — MRSSRDAWDGVAGLRTDSTDPLTHERTASPDRLTRLWRLAGSRRTFLLLVIPLILGLAVASALPQLPQQLTTASAPRVVTPDTPAYQRALQQLAAPYGVWGSVWLALGLFTIGQATWLRLVLAALAIHNLVRLADQYLLWINLRHPTADSPLPPSGLVITEVRVPAAPATAADCLMAELRSRFRLVVSGASAADGAEPGASQRIIIHATRGAWGAIGNILSYLGPLLVMLALFVSEQGGWREQGINLAPGQTWQLRARPGITLEASDIGSTSHLTVTVGGQADAVSLGPEAAAAPRGLRLLSTGSGPALQVTVTDSNGRPLSLRPLTSGNQATQQTLIFDRAQIEQSLALPLRSQVLRLVYYASLPEQGYAGPVFLAQALTLGSETPVFSTFLQEHAQTAVTDPTTQDTFHFTATRYVQLAAIFDPGLPLALIGGLLTFMGLLLAQSQPPARAWAWLNGQADETAATLALLGSGPWTRAELAALQDALAGMVASGTPLHADTAPRAASGSDF, encoded by the coding sequence ATGCGCTCATCACGCGATGCCTGGGATGGGGTGGCTGGTTTGCGCACAGATTCGACTGACCCGTTGACTCACGAGAGAACCGCGTCGCCCGATCGCCTGACGCGACTCTGGCGCCTGGCCGGATCGCGTCGCACCTTCCTCTTGTTGGTCATCCCCCTCATCCTGGGTCTGGCCGTTGCCTCCGCCCTGCCCCAATTGCCCCAACAACTGACCACCGCGTCGGCGCCAAGAGTCGTCACACCAGACACGCCTGCCTACCAACGCGCTCTGCAGCAACTCGCGGCGCCCTATGGGGTGTGGGGATCGGTCTGGCTGGCGCTTGGCCTCTTCACCATCGGGCAGGCCACCTGGCTACGCCTCGTGCTGGCCGCCCTTGCCATCCACAACCTGGTACGCCTGGCCGATCAATACCTGCTCTGGATCAACCTGCGACACCCCACCGCAGATTCGCCCCTGCCCCCCAGCGGCCTCGTCATCACCGAGGTGCGTGTGCCCGCCGCGCCCGCGACCGCGGCAGATTGCTTGATGGCCGAGCTGCGCTCGCGCTTTCGCCTCGTGGTCAGCGGAGCCTCGGCCGCCGACGGCGCTGAGCCTGGCGCAAGCCAACGCATCATCATCCACGCCACGCGCGGCGCCTGGGGCGCCATCGGCAACATCCTCAGCTATCTCGGCCCCCTCCTGGTCATGCTGGCGTTGTTCGTCAGCGAACAGGGCGGCTGGCGCGAGCAGGGAATCAACCTGGCGCCCGGCCAAACCTGGCAACTGCGCGCCCGTCCCGGCATCACCCTCGAAGCCAGCGACATCGGCAGCACATCTCACCTCACCGTCACCGTCGGCGGCCAGGCGGACGCGGTCAGCCTGGGGCCGGAGGCCGCGGCCGCGCCGCGTGGGCTGCGCTTGCTTAGCACAGGCAGCGGCCCCGCGCTGCAAGTCACCGTGACCGATAGCAATGGCCGGCCGCTCTCCCTACGACCGCTGACCAGCGGCAACCAGGCTACGCAGCAAACGCTGATCTTCGATCGGGCGCAGATCGAACAGAGCCTGGCTTTGCCCTTGCGCAGCCAGGTTCTGCGCCTGGTCTACTACGCCAGCTTGCCTGAGCAAGGCTATGCCGGCCCGGTTTTCCTGGCACAGGCCCTGACGTTGGGCAGCGAGACCCCCGTCTTCAGCACCTTCCTGCAGGAGCACGCCCAGACGGCCGTCACCGACCCCACCACCCAGGACACCTTCCATTTTACGGCCACGCGCTACGTTCAGCTCGCCGCCATTTTCGACCCCGGCCTGCCGCTGGCCCTCATCGGCGGCCTGTTGACCTTCATGGGCCTGCTGCTGGCGCAAAGTCAACCGCCTGCCCGCGCCTGGGCCTGGCTCAATGGTCAGGCTGACGAAACCGCCGCGACCCTGGCCCTGCTCGGCAGCGGACCGTGGACGCGCGCCGAGTTGGCCGCCTTGCAGGACGCCCTGGCCGGCATGGTGGCTAGTGGCACGCCGTTGCACGCAGACACCGCGCCGCGCGCGGCGTCCGGGAGTGACTTCTGA
- a CDS encoding NADH-quinone oxidoreductase subunit D produces MAEARTIDSADLTNAVPGAVTATLPNGDLVVAREKLIEFSTYLRDKAGYDYLSNVTGVDYLGYKGRTEADRFEVVYHVFSTKQGGGPVTMHVRAPASDPSVPSVISVWPGTDLQEREIWDLYGIRFPGHPNLRRILLWEGFDGHPMRKDWKEAYFEDDKKPFKSRHPDGHHTWAETRTPWAHNVAYASDFDPQEWLQPATQFRAPVTSGAAGQNGHGADMKTERIVVNMGPQHPSTHGVFRMLVALEGETITALEPEMGYLHRNHEKIGERNTYIQNIPYTDRLDYISSMSNNFGYVLTVEKLLGAQFQPTEYANYLRILMVELTRVINHMWAIGFLLNDLGAFFTPALYAIRERELILDLFEAVSGSRMMCNYMRFGGVARDLPAGWLDECSKIINQRLDRKIDEMEYYLTHNEILVARCKGVGYLSPADAVALSTAGPVLRASGVPYDVRKADPYSIYDRFDFKVACFDGCDVYARYQVRIEEMRQSVLILKQVLQQMPKSGEIQAGKKQYSIRVPEGTAYGRVEGPKGELGFYVVSDGTGNPWRYRIRAPSYISLNALGPMCVGYKVADSVIVLGSIDIVLGETDR; encoded by the coding sequence ATGGCTGAAGCACGAACGATTGACAGCGCCGACCTGACCAATGCCGTCCCTGGCGCGGTGACCGCAACGTTGCCCAATGGGGATTTGGTCGTTGCGCGTGAAAAACTGATCGAATTTTCCACCTACCTGCGCGACAAAGCGGGTTATGATTACCTGTCCAATGTCACCGGGGTAGACTACCTGGGCTACAAGGGCCGCACCGAAGCCGACCGTTTCGAGGTGGTGTACCATGTCTTCTCCACCAAGCAGGGCGGCGGTCCGGTGACGATGCACGTGCGCGCACCGGCCAGCGATCCCTCTGTGCCGTCGGTGATCTCGGTTTGGCCGGGCACTGACCTGCAGGAGCGGGAAATCTGGGACTTGTACGGCATCCGCTTTCCCGGCCACCCCAACTTGCGCCGTATCTTGTTGTGGGAGGGCTTCGACGGCCACCCCATGCGCAAGGATTGGAAAGAGGCCTATTTCGAGGACGACAAGAAGCCGTTCAAGAGTCGCCATCCCGATGGCCATCACACCTGGGCAGAAACACGCACGCCCTGGGCACACAATGTGGCCTATGCGAGCGACTTCGATCCGCAGGAGTGGCTGCAGCCGGCCACGCAGTTCCGCGCACCGGTGACCAGCGGCGCGGCTGGACAAAATGGTCACGGCGCCGACATGAAGACCGAGCGCATTGTGGTCAACATGGGGCCGCAGCATCCGAGCACTCATGGCGTCTTTCGCATGCTCGTGGCCCTGGAAGGCGAAACCATCACCGCGCTGGAGCCGGAGATGGGCTACCTGCACCGCAATCACGAGAAGATCGGCGAGCGCAACACCTACATCCAGAACATTCCCTACACCGATCGCCTGGACTACATTTCGTCCATGTCGAACAACTTTGGCTATGTGCTGACGGTGGAAAAGCTGCTGGGCGCGCAGTTCCAGCCGACCGAGTATGCCAATTATCTGCGCATCCTCATGGTCGAGCTGACGCGAGTCATCAACCACATGTGGGCCATCGGCTTCTTGCTCAATGACCTGGGCGCCTTCTTCACCCCGGCGTTGTACGCCATTCGCGAACGTGAGCTGATCCTTGACCTGTTCGAGGCTGTGTCAGGCTCGCGCATGATGTGCAACTATATGCGCTTCGGCGGCGTAGCCCGCGACCTGCCGGCTGGCTGGCTGGATGAGTGCAGCAAGATCATCAATCAGCGCCTGGATCGCAAAATTGATGAGATGGAATACTATCTGACCCATAATGAGATCCTGGTGGCGCGCTGCAAGGGCGTTGGCTATCTGTCGCCGGCGGACGCGGTGGCCCTCAGCACGGCCGGGCCGGTCTTGCGTGCCTCTGGTGTTCCCTACGATGTGCGCAAAGCCGATCCGTACTCCATCTACGACCGCTTCGATTTCAAGGTGGCCTGCTTCGATGGCTGTGATGTTTACGCGCGCTACCAGGTGCGTATCGAAGAGATGCGCCAATCGGTGCTTATTCTCAAACAGGTGCTGCAACAGATGCCCAAGTCCGGTGAGATTCAGGCCGGCAAGAAGCAATACAGCATCCGCGTGCCAGAAGGCACAGCCTACGGTCGCGTGGAAGGGCCAAAGGGTGAGCTGGGCTTTTACGTGGTGAGCGATGGCACCGGCAACCCCTGGCGCTATCGCATCCGCGCCCCAAGCTACATCAGCCTCAACGCCTTGGGGCCAATGTGCGTGGGTTATAAGGTCGCTGACTCGGTCATCGTCCTCGGCAGTATTGACATCGTGCTGGGCGAGACCGACCGCTAG
- a CDS encoding 4Fe-4S binding protein translates to MFGSGILKGLGVTFKHLVDTFTDDVKKIPSRYAGLNGDRQFIDQPWNEEGLFTIQYPEEKRVIPEGFRFIPMLLWDTAKSEDRCTACGICAKVCPPQCIWIVRDKDEKGKPVTRPAEFYIDASICMSCGFCAEFCPFDAIKMNHDYELATFDRYPRLIYDKETLTVPIEYYARLWPAQYQEEERVRAAEEEAKRKQAEERARAAAAKAAAPVAAAEATPSAAMAPTARPKMTPEEIEARKAEVAARRGGEASAEAAVAPTARPKMTPEEIEARKAEVAARRAGEPAPTPAPSIAAPVEQASSIAAPALSPNVTASMTPEEIEARKAEVAARRAGEPAPTPAPGIAAPVEQASSIAAPALSPNVTRPRMTPEEIEARKAEVAARRAGEPAPTPVAPTPMAARSDELELIEGIGPKIGAAFRAAGITTFKQLAATPLERMKEILAANSLRADPSTWAEQAALAAAGRLEELQKLQDQLIAGRRD, encoded by the coding sequence ATGTTTGGATCGGGAATTCTCAAGGGCCTGGGTGTCACGTTCAAGCACCTGGTTGACACCTTTACCGACGACGTCAAGAAGATTCCGAGCCGCTATGCCGGCCTGAACGGCGACCGGCAGTTCATTGACCAGCCCTGGAATGAAGAGGGGCTGTTCACGATCCAGTACCCGGAGGAAAAGCGCGTCATTCCGGAGGGTTTCCGCTTCATCCCAATGCTGCTGTGGGACACAGCCAAGAGTGAAGACCGCTGCACGGCCTGTGGCATCTGCGCCAAGGTCTGCCCACCGCAGTGTATCTGGATCGTACGCGACAAGGACGAAAAGGGAAAGCCGGTCACGCGGCCGGCCGAGTTCTACATTGATGCTTCGATCTGCATGAGCTGCGGCTTTTGCGCCGAGTTCTGCCCGTTCGACGCCATCAAGATGAATCACGACTACGAACTGGCTACCTTCGACCGCTACCCGCGCCTAATCTACGACAAAGAGACGCTGACGGTGCCGATCGAGTATTACGCGCGCCTGTGGCCGGCGCAGTACCAGGAAGAAGAACGGGTGCGCGCCGCGGAAGAAGAGGCGAAGCGCAAGCAGGCCGAAGAGAGGGCCAGGGCCGCCGCGGCCAAGGCTGCTGCCCCGGTTGCGGCTGCGGAAGCGACACCGAGCGCCGCAATGGCGCCAACCGCGCGCCCCAAGATGACGCCAGAAGAGATCGAGGCGCGCAAGGCCGAGGTGGCCGCGCGTCGCGGGGGCGAGGCTAGCGCTGAGGCTGCAGTGGCGCCAACCGCGCGCCCCAAGATGACGCCAGAAGAGATCGAGGCGCGCAAGGCCGAAGTGGCCGCGCGTCGCGCGGGCGAGCCTGCGCCAACCCCGGCGCCCAGCATCGCTGCGCCGGTGGAACAGGCGTCCAGCATCGCCGCGCCGGCGCTGTCACCGAACGTGACGGCGAGCATGACGCCGGAAGAGATCGAGGCGCGCAAGGCCGAAGTGGCCGCGCGTCGCGCAGGCGAGCCTGCGCCAACCCCGGCGCCCGGCATCGCTGCGCCGGTGGAACAGGCGTCCAGCATCGCCGCGCCGGCGCTGTCACCGAACGTGACGCGGCCGCGCATGACGCCGGAGGAGATCGAGGCGCGCAAGGCCGAAGTGGCCGCGCGTCGTGCGGGCGAGCCTGCGCCTACGCCGGTTGCACCCACGCCCATGGCGGCCAGGTCGGATGAACTGGAACTGATCGAGGGCATCGGGCCGAAGATCGGCGCCGCGTTCCGCGCGGCCGGCATTACCACCTTCAAGCAGCTCGCCGCGACGCCGCTGGAGCGCATGAAGGAAATCCTGGCCGCCAACAGCCTGCGCGCTGATCCAAGCACCTGGGCCGAGCAGGCCGCGCTGGCGGCCGCCGGTCGCCTGGAGGAACTGCAGAAGTTGCAGGATCAGCTCATCGCCGGACGGCGCGACTAG